Proteins encoded together in one Astatotilapia calliptera chromosome 7, fAstCal1.2, whole genome shotgun sequence window:
- the lman1 gene encoding protein ERGIC-53, producing MAVPITESPAVGARLLITTFVTTLIFHSSVADIAVGASTTEEAPHRRFEYKYSFKGPHLSQSDGGIPFWIHTGNAIPSADQVRITPSLRSQRGSVWTKNKVNFEHWEAEVTFRVSGRGRMGADGLAVWFTSTQGLEGPVYGAADQWNGIGVFFDSFDNDGKKNNPAILVVGNNGNLVYDHQNDGSTQALGTCLRDFRNKPYPVRAKITYYKRTLTVLINNGFTPDKEDYEFCTKVDNMVIPSDGFFGISAATGGLADDHDVLSFLLFRLTEPGQQPPPVESEIPKEEKDKYQEEFQNFQQELDKKKEEFQKEHPDVQGEPIDDLYESVNDREIRQVFEGQNRIHLEIKQLNRQLAMILDEQRRYVSVITDEVAKKGANTESGQLDSAGQQLGSIVATQQEVLKSLNELKSSFHESLRQIGSVQNQGNQAAMGTYETMQHFSDIKEHLHTVKRDVDHLVQRNAQNPADKVLKCPELPPMPSCLSTVHFAIFVVVQSVLFFCYVMYKSQQEAAAKKFF from the exons ATGGCGGTGCCCATAACGGAGAGCCCGGCTGTCGGCGCTCGTTTGTTGATAACAACTTTTGTCACGACGCTAATATTTCACAGCAGTGTGGCCGACATCGCCGTGGGAGCTTCGACGACAGAGGAGGCTCCACACCGCCGGTTTGAGTACAAATACAGCTTCAAAGGGCCGcacctgtctcagagtgacggcGGTATCCCTTTCTGGATCCACACTGGAA ATGCCATTCCTAGCGCAGACCAGGTGCGCATTACGCCATCCCTCAGGAGTCAGAGGGGTTCTGTTTGGACGAAAAACAAAGTCAACTTTGAGCACTGGGAGGCCGAGGTGACATTCAGGGTATCTGGAAGAGGAAGAATGGGAGCTGACGGTTTG GCCGTGTGGTTCACCAGCACACAAGGCCTTGAGGGTCCAGTGTACGGAGCTGCTGATCAGTGGAACGGAATTGGAGTCTTCTTTGATTCTTTTGACAATGACGGAAAG AAAAATAACCCAGCTATTCTCGTCGTGGGAAACAATGGCAACCTTGTTTATGATCATCAAAA CGATGGCTCCACGCAGGCCCTCGGTACATGTTTACGAGACTTCCGCAATAAACCCTACCCTGTCAGAGCCAAAATAACATACTACAAAAGGACACTGACG GTCTTGATCAACAACGGTTTCACTCCGGACAAAGAGGACTACGAGTTCTGCACAAAGGTGGACAACATGGTCATTCCATCTGACGGTTTCTTTGGCATTTCAGCTGCTACCGGTGGTTTAGCAG ATGACCACGATGTTTTATCCTTCTTGCTATTCAGactcacagagcctggccaGCAACCG CCCCCAGTTGAATCTGAGATTCCTAAAGAAGAGAAGGACAAGTACCAGGAGGAATTTCAGAACTTCCAGCAAGAGCTCgataaaaagaaagaggaatttCAGAAGGAGCACCCGGACGTCCAAGGAGAACCAA TCGATGATTTGTATGAGAGTGTGAATGACCGGGAGATTCGTCAGGTGTTTGAAGGCCAGAACCGGATCCATCTGGAAATCAAACAGCTCAACCGGCAGCTCGCTATGATCCTGGACGAACAGCGTCGATACGTCTCCGTCATCACGGATGAGGTCGCCAAAAAGGGGGCAAACACTGAGTCAGGACAG CTGGATTCTGCTGGTCAGCAGCTGGGCTCCATCGTAGCCACACAGCAGGAGGTTCTCAAAAGCCTGAACGAGTTGAA AAGCTCCTTTCACGAGTCGCTGAGACAGATTGGCTCTGTCCAGAATCAGGGTAATCAAGCCGCTATGGGGACATACGAGACCATGCAACATTTCAGCGACATCAAGGAACATCTGCACACCGTCAAAAGGGACGTGGACCACCTGGTTCAGCGTAATGCTCAG AATCCAGCTGACAAGGTCCTGAAGTGTCCCGAGTTGCCTCCCATGCCTTCCTGCTTATCCACTGTTCATTTTGCAATCTTTGTCGTGGTCCAGTCAGTCCTATTCTTCTGCTACGTCATGTACAA AAGTCAACAAGAAGCAGCAGCTAAGAAGTTCTTTTGA